One segment of Rosa chinensis cultivar Old Blush chromosome 6, RchiOBHm-V2, whole genome shotgun sequence DNA contains the following:
- the LOC112169578 gene encoding histone H2AX has product MSSPTSKGGRGKPKATKSVSRSSKAGLQFPVGRIARFLKSGKYAERVGAGAPVYLSAVLEYLAAEVLELAGNAARDNKKNRIVPRHIQLAVRNDEELSKLLGTVTIANGGVLPNIHQNLLPKKTGKGKGDIGSASQEF; this is encoded by the exons ATGAGTTCTCCGACTTCCAAGGGCGGCCGAGGCAAGCCCAAGGCCACCAAATCCGTCTCCAGGTCCTCCAAGGCCGGGCTCCAATTCCCCGTCGGCCGTATCGCTCGCTTCCTCAAATCCGGCAAGTACGCCGAGCGAGTCGGCGCCGGCGCTCCCGTCTACCTCTCCGCCGTCCTCGAGTATCTCGCCGCTGAG GTGCTTGAGCTCGCTGGCAATGCAGCTAGAGATAACAAGAAGAATCGGATCGTTCCGAGGCACATTCAGCTGGCGGTGCGTAATGACGAGGAGTTGAGCAAGCTTTTGGGGACTGTGACTATTGCTAATGGAGGTGTCTTGCCTAACATTCATCAGAATCTGCTGCCGAAGAAGACTGGGAAAGGCAAGGGGGACATTGGATCGGCGTCGcaagagttttag